In Victivallis lenta, the following proteins share a genomic window:
- a CDS encoding sodium:solute symporter family transporter, whose protein sequence is MANFINLSVVIVFLLGMAGMGIYFLKRNNSTEEYFLGGRKIPGWALGLSMVGTSISSITFLALPAAAYVLDYRQLTPNLFMPVAALVACWLFIPFFRRGRKTTAYEYLESRYGTGIRIYSALYAMLGQLLRLGLILYLVVLPLSAMLHISEGTAIIAFGVITCFYTVFGGIEAVVWTDVVQTIILLGGGLLCVAAVVVQLPGGAPQVFEIGMQYGKFSLGPLDFSFSERTFWVMSLIGFLGFVTEFSSNQNVVQRYIAAPTLREARKATLICIVMSVPTWIFFFFIGTCLFVFYKVHPSAEVAVMKPDDVLPHFILTEIWPGVGGVIIAACLAAAMSSLSSSINAVSTIWTIDFLRLIRHKSEDRFELVNAKLASGFAGLFMIAGAWAISLIPRESVYDLGTILAALFCSAGLTPFMLGFFTTRVGNKAILFGMWTALLFSIYNILNYFGCLPVELRWNIHIYMAGVVCNLVMLIASLGYSLFRPAPVTERLTGLTVWTLESERD, encoded by the coding sequence ATGGCCAATTTCATCAACCTTTCAGTCGTCATCGTGTTCCTGCTCGGCATGGCCGGCATGGGAATCTATTTCCTGAAACGCAACAACAGCACCGAGGAGTATTTTCTCGGCGGCCGTAAAATTCCGGGCTGGGCGCTCGGGCTTTCGATGGTCGGCACTTCGATCAGCTCGATTACATTCCTCGCGCTGCCGGCGGCGGCATACGTGCTTGATTACCGACAGCTTACGCCGAACCTTTTCATGCCGGTCGCGGCGCTGGTCGCCTGCTGGCTCTTCATCCCGTTTTTCCGGCGCGGCCGCAAGACGACCGCTTACGAGTACCTCGAATCGCGCTACGGAACCGGAATCCGGATCTACTCCGCGCTCTACGCCATGCTCGGGCAGCTGCTGCGGCTCGGCCTCATCCTCTATCTGGTGGTGCTGCCGCTGTCGGCGATGCTGCATATCAGCGAGGGAACCGCGATCATCGCCTTCGGCGTCATCACCTGCTTCTACACAGTTTTCGGCGGCATCGAAGCGGTGGTCTGGACCGATGTGGTGCAGACGATCATCCTGCTCGGCGGCGGGCTGCTCTGCGTGGCCGCCGTCGTCGTCCAGCTGCCGGGCGGCGCTCCGCAGGTGTTCGAGATCGGCATGCAGTACGGCAAATTCAGCCTCGGGCCGCTGGATTTCAGCTTCAGCGAACGCACCTTCTGGGTCATGAGCCTCATCGGGTTCCTCGGTTTCGTCACGGAGTTTTCGAGCAACCAGAACGTCGTGCAGCGCTATATCGCCGCGCCGACGCTGCGCGAGGCGCGCAAGGCGACACTGATCTGCATCGTGATGAGCGTGCCGACCTGGATTTTCTTCTTTTTCATCGGCACGTGCCTCTTCGTCTTCTACAAGGTGCACCCGTCCGCGGAGGTCGCCGTGATGAAGCCGGATGACGTGTTGCCCCATTTCATTCTGACCGAAATATGGCCCGGCGTCGGCGGCGTGATCATCGCGGCCTGCCTCGCGGCGGCGATGAGCTCGCTGTCGAGTTCGATCAATGCGGTTTCGACGATCTGGACCATCGACTTTCTGCGGCTGATCCGGCACAAGTCCGAGGATCGTTTCGAACTCGTGAACGCCAAGCTCGCCTCCGGCTTCGCCGGGCTGTTCATGATCGCGGGAGCCTGGGCCATCTCGCTGATTCCCCGCGAGAGCGTCTACGACCTCGGCACCATTCTGGCCGCGCTGTTCTGTTCGGCCGGACTGACTCCCTTCATGCTCGGATTCTTCACGACCCGGGTCGGAAACAAGGCGATTCTCTTCGGCATGTGGACCGCGCTCCTGTTCAGCATCTACAACATCCTGAACTATTTCGGCTGCCTTCCGGTGGAGCTGCGCTGGAACATCCACATCTACATGGCCGGCGTGGTCTGCAACCTTGTGATGCTGATTGCGTCCCTCGGCTACTCCCTGTTCCGTCCGGCTCCGGTCACGGAACGCCTGACGGGGCTGACCGTCTGGACCCTGGAGTCCGAACGGGACTGA
- a CDS encoding ExbD/TolR family protein, translated as MNNPSIGDRRYKPRLRPKSGWPELTALIDVMFLVMLFLFLSSSFVRVSGIRVNPPRVRPSSVADLEKFVVTIARNSEGGRLLYFNDRPVTLESLKQQFNEVHGRSRNATIIILADQGVTLEQSAEVMALAEAAELASFLVTSAPDTRPETVFGQY; from the coding sequence ATGAATAATCCTTCGATCGGCGATCGGCGTTACAAACCGCGCCTCAGGCCGAAAAGCGGCTGGCCGGAACTGACTGCGCTGATCGACGTGATGTTTCTGGTCATGCTGTTTCTCTTCCTGTCGAGCTCGTTTGTGCGGGTCTCCGGAATTCGGGTCAATCCGCCGCGGGTGAGGCCGTCGAGCGTGGCGGATCTCGAAAAGTTCGTGGTGACGATCGCGCGGAATTCCGAAGGCGGCCGGCTGCTCTACTTCAACGACCGCCCGGTTACGCTCGAATCGCTGAAGCAGCAGTTCAACGAAGTGCACGGCCGCAGCCGGAATGCAACGATCATCATTCTGGCCGACCAGGGAGTCACGCTCGAACAGAGCGCCGAGGTCATGGCGCTGGCCGAAGCCGCCGAACTGGCGAGTTTTCTGGTGACGTCCGCGCCTGATACGCGGCCGGAAACCGTCTTCGGACAATATTGA
- a CDS encoding MotA/TolQ/ExbB proton channel family protein, whose protein sequence is MSLFLELMRDGGPIMWVILFCSVVALFIFLKKVFQFHREEINVGELLRGLFNVLRRDGFVEALTLCDHTPGPAARLLAAAIRAYERGDDDIRKAVDDAALEEIPKLERHINLLSTLGFVLPLIGFLGTVLGMMKVFQVAQTNEAFSATDIAGAVNMALISTAAALAVAIPCYLAYNYLIARVNLITLDMEKASLEMLGFIERRRREGGAAEAKHE, encoded by the coding sequence ATGTCATTGTTCCTGGAGTTGATGAGGGACGGCGGTCCGATCATGTGGGTGATCTTGTTCTGCAGCGTGGTGGCGCTGTTCATCTTTCTGAAGAAGGTGTTTCAGTTTCACCGCGAGGAGATCAACGTCGGCGAGCTGCTGCGCGGCCTGTTCAATGTGCTGCGGCGCGACGGTTTCGTCGAGGCGCTGACGCTTTGCGACCATACGCCCGGTCCGGCGGCCCGGCTGCTGGCCGCCGCGATCCGCGCCTATGAACGCGGCGACGACGACATCCGCAAGGCGGTGGACGATGCGGCGCTGGAAGAGATCCCGAAGCTTGAACGTCATATCAATCTGCTCTCCACCCTCGGCTTCGTGCTGCCGCTGATCGGTTTTCTCGGCACCGTGCTCGGGATGATGAAGGTGTTTCAGGTCGCCCAGACCAACGAGGCGTTTTCTGCGACGGATATCGCGGGGGCTGTGAATATGGCGCTGATTTCGACGGCGGCGGCGCTGGCTGTGGCGATTCCGTGTTATCTGGCTTACAATTATCTGATCGCCCGGGTCAATCTGATCACGCTGGATATGGAGAAGGCGTCGCTGGAAATGCTCGGTTTTATCGAGCGGCGGCGCAGAGAGGGCGGAGCGGCGGAGGCGAAGCATGAATAA
- a CDS encoding tetratricopeptide repeat protein — protein sequence MKKGLFITAAAGALFFAFLSPLFADEASERRLGEEALSAGDYKSAAKFFDNARLIAGDDAERWGVNTLSMAEAKLRDGDVEEAKQLLAEYRSRFPARSAGMLPGLILMAEKRYGEAETFFASLASGASDPGVACAAELGIGEARLRQKNYKGALEKFEQIENENADLPQWVRRAHEARIFTLLESGNLTAAAVLLSSGKFRADDAEHWLCLDLLYLLRSRKFDQFYTGWGELRKKGWKNPAPVLYLLAADGARLALEMKQPEAAARLWADAFDLADTDPERQNALRELINLQSGSDPVQAAETVRRYLKFFPDAPDRTGLLMRGARLLARAGKPGDAVELYSRITGDNRIPAASRLVAAREAAVAASNAGMFSVAEKMFRYLVDQAEAPAQKLEGELLLGEHYFRRGDFVRAAELMKTVADANGPNADTARYWLLQSLIPLGRYAEAAPIAEKLRDAREAKYRVAAEYFRAFLLEKRGQAAAARSEYERFLILHPDSDFVSAAMLSAAELALALRDFPAAADGFFRYAERKPAPADAPRALYLAMQSGCFGGDREVVDKALKLLDSRFPDSAAGIESRLQLADYLETEGDGAAAETQLAELEKRGAAKNPEVAAEILYRRAKISASSGKTAEAMAQLETLLEKFPAGPFAADAAMMAGNLEADAGHYAAALAFYTKARELRPEGLFGRVAAGRIADMRYSIYAETLDPADLKAAAELYEMLSQESSNPRLQLQSLYKLGKCRELSDELEKALEVYNRVLYLALDQKRNGLVPDAVWTGKAGYAAALAYLKPGTPAGARNALRVTWILEELQLPTGEDFDRVRQEIQRKYNLQRKP from the coding sequence TTGAAAAAAGGACTTTTCATCACGGCGGCGGCGGGAGCGTTGTTTTTCGCGTTCCTTTCGCCGCTTTTTGCCGACGAAGCCTCCGAACGGCGTCTCGGGGAAGAAGCGCTGTCGGCCGGCGATTACAAAAGCGCCGCGAAATTTTTCGACAACGCCCGGCTGATCGCCGGCGATGACGCTGAACGATGGGGCGTGAACACGCTCTCCATGGCCGAAGCGAAGTTGCGGGACGGCGATGTCGAGGAGGCCAAGCAGCTGCTTGCCGAGTACCGTTCGCGTTTTCCGGCCCGTTCCGCCGGAATGCTGCCGGGACTGATCCTGATGGCTGAAAAGCGATACGGCGAGGCGGAGACTTTTTTTGCGTCGCTCGCCTCGGGAGCCTCCGACCCGGGCGTCGCCTGTGCGGCCGAGCTCGGTATCGGCGAAGCGCGGCTCCGGCAGAAAAACTATAAGGGCGCTCTCGAAAAATTCGAACAGATCGAAAACGAAAACGCGGATTTGCCGCAGTGGGTCAGACGCGCTCATGAGGCGCGTATTTTCACATTGCTCGAATCCGGCAACCTGACGGCGGCGGCCGTTTTGCTCAGCTCCGGCAAGTTCCGGGCGGACGATGCGGAACACTGGCTCTGTCTCGATCTTCTTTATCTCCTTCGCAGCAGGAAGTTCGACCAATTCTACACGGGCTGGGGCGAGTTGCGGAAAAAGGGCTGGAAAAATCCGGCTCCGGTTCTCTACCTGCTCGCCGCGGACGGCGCCCGTCTCGCGCTTGAAATGAAACAGCCGGAGGCCGCCGCCCGGCTGTGGGCGGACGCGTTCGATCTGGCGGATACGGACCCGGAGAGGCAGAACGCGCTGCGCGAGCTGATCAACCTGCAATCCGGCAGCGACCCGGTGCAGGCGGCGGAGACGGTCCGGCGTTATCTGAAATTTTTCCCGGACGCTCCGGACCGGACCGGCCTTCTGATGCGCGGTGCGCGGCTTCTCGCCCGGGCCGGGAAACCCGGAGACGCGGTCGAACTCTATTCGCGGATTACCGGGGACAACCGGATTCCGGCAGCCAGCCGGCTGGTTGCCGCCCGTGAAGCCGCCGTCGCCGCTTCGAATGCCGGCATGTTTTCCGTTGCCGAAAAGATGTTCCGATATCTGGTCGATCAGGCGGAGGCGCCGGCTCAGAAGCTCGAAGGAGAACTGCTGCTCGGCGAGCACTATTTCCGTCGCGGCGACTTTGTCCGGGCCGCGGAGCTCATGAAGACGGTTGCGGATGCCAACGGGCCGAATGCCGACACCGCCCGTTACTGGCTGCTGCAGTCGCTGATTCCGCTGGGGCGCTACGCCGAAGCGGCACCGATCGCGGAAAAGCTGCGCGATGCGCGTGAAGCGAAATACCGGGTCGCCGCTGAATATTTCCGGGCGTTTCTGCTTGAAAAACGCGGCCAGGCGGCAGCGGCGCGCAGCGAATACGAGAGATTTCTGATTCTGCATCCCGATTCCGATTTTGTTTCGGCGGCGATGCTTTCGGCTGCGGAGCTTGCGCTTGCGCTGCGGGATTTTCCGGCGGCTGCGGACGGATTCTTCCGCTACGCCGAGCGAAAGCCGGCTCCGGCGGATGCGCCGCGCGCGCTCTATCTGGCCATGCAGTCCGGCTGCTTCGGCGGGGACAGAGAGGTGGTGGACAAGGCGCTGAAGCTGCTGGACAGCCGTTTCCCGGACTCCGCGGCCGGTATTGAATCGCGGCTGCAGCTGGCCGATTACCTTGAGACCGAAGGCGATGGCGCGGCGGCGGAAACGCAGCTTGCCGAGCTTGAGAAGCGCGGCGCGGCGAAAAATCCGGAGGTCGCCGCCGAAATTCTCTATCGCCGGGCGAAAATCAGTGCATCGTCAGGGAAGACGGCGGAGGCCATGGCGCAGCTCGAAACCCTGCTTGAAAAGTTTCCCGCCGGTCCGTTCGCGGCGGATGCCGCAATGATGGCGGGCAACCTCGAGGCGGATGCCGGGCATTACGCCGCGGCGCTCGCGTTTTACACGAAAGCGCGGGAGCTGCGTCCGGAAGGTCTGTTCGGGCGGGTCGCCGCCGGGAGAATCGCGGATATGCGTTACAGCATTTATGCCGAGACGCTTGATCCGGCCGATCTCAAAGCCGCTGCGGAGCTGTATGAGATGCTGTCGCAGGAGAGCTCGAATCCGCGGCTGCAGCTGCAGAGCCTCTACAAGCTCGGCAAATGCCGCGAGCTTTCGGATGAGCTTGAAAAGGCGCTCGAGGTCTACAACCGGGTACTTTATCTGGCGCTCGACCAGAAACGGAACGGCCTGGTGCCGGACGCGGTATGGACCGGCAAGGCCGGATATGCCGCGGCGCTCGCTTATCTGAAGCCCGGGACGCCTGCCGGCGCGCGCAATGCGCTGCGGGTGACCTGGATTCTCGAAGAGCTGCAGCTGCCGACCGGCGAGGATTTCGACCGGGTCCGTCAGGAAATTCAGCGGAAATACAATTTGCAAAGGAAGCCATAA
- the recA gene encoding recombinase RecA, translated as MAEKENKASDKNSSRDKNLQIAIGQIEKSFGKGSIMRLGDTGAAQQDVPVISTGSLALDLALGIGGVPAGRIIEIFGPESSGKTTLCLHIIANAQAKGGRCAIIDAEHAIDPGYAKKIGVDIENLLISQPDCGEDALNIADMLVRSEAIDVLVVDSVAALVPKAEIEGQMGDSHVGLQARLMSQALRKLTGVVSRTGSCIVFTNQIREKIGVMFGNPETTTGGNALKFYASIRMDIRKTTVIKDPAGNIIGNRARVKVIKNKMAPPFRQAEFDIMYNEGISKAGSILDVATDMGILEKRGSWFSLDGEQLGQGRDQTKALIAGSPELQQKLTDRINAKIRGGEVVFQEGDEADVPAAAPEAGE; from the coding sequence ATGGCGGAAAAAGAGAACAAAGCCTCCGATAAGAATAGCAGCCGCGACAAGAACCTTCAGATTGCGATCGGCCAGATCGAGAAGAGTTTCGGCAAAGGGTCGATCATGCGCCTCGGCGATACGGGCGCGGCCCAGCAGGACGTTCCGGTCATCAGCACGGGTTCGCTCGCGCTCGACCTTGCGCTCGGTATCGGAGGTGTTCCGGCCGGCCGCATCATCGAGATTTTCGGACCCGAGTCGAGCGGAAAAACCACGCTCTGTCTGCATATCATCGCCAATGCGCAGGCGAAGGGCGGCCGGTGCGCGATCATCGACGCCGAGCATGCGATCGACCCCGGTTACGCGAAGAAGATCGGCGTCGACATCGAAAATCTGCTGATTTCCCAGCCGGACTGCGGCGAGGATGCGTTGAATATCGCCGATATGCTCGTGCGCAGCGAGGCGATCGACGTTCTCGTGGTCGACTCGGTCGCGGCGCTGGTGCCGAAGGCGGAGATCGAGGGGCAGATGGGCGATTCGCACGTGGGCCTTCAGGCGCGGCTCATGTCGCAGGCGCTGCGGAAGCTGACCGGCGTCGTCTCCCGCACCGGGAGCTGCATCGTCTTCACGAACCAGATCCGCGAGAAGATCGGCGTCATGTTCGGCAATCCCGAAACCACCACGGGCGGCAACGCGCTGAAGTTCTACGCTTCGATCCGCATGGATATCCGCAAGACCACGGTGATCAAGGACCCGGCCGGCAATATCATCGGCAACCGGGCGCGGGTCAAGGTCATCAAGAATAAAATGGCGCCCCCGTTCCGCCAGGCCGAGTTCGATATCATGTACAATGAAGGCATTTCGAAGGCCGGTTCGATTCTCGACGTCGCGACGGATATGGGCATTCTCGAGAAGCGCGGCAGCTGGTTCAGTCTCGACGGCGAACAGCTCGGGCAGGGACGGGACCAGACCAAGGCGCTGATCGCCGGGTCGCCGGAGCTGCAGCAGAAGCTCACCGACCGGATCAACGCGAAGATCCGGGGCGGCGAGGTCGTCTTTCAGGAGGGAGACGAAGCCGATGTTCCGGCCGCTGCTCCCGAGGCCGGGGAATAA
- the gyrB gene encoding DNA topoisomerase (ATP-hydrolyzing) subunit B, giving the protein MSENTVDINSSASEYSASKITVLEGLEAVRVRPSMYIGDTGQRGLHHLVYEVVDNSIDEALAGYASHVAVTIHPDNSITVEDDGRGIPVDIHEGEGKPAVEVVLTILHAGGKFDHNSYKVSGGLHGVGVSCVNALSDWMEVEVYRGGKAYRIRFERGVTTMQLKELGPTAKRGTKVSFKPDATIFSDVVYVRDILAKRLRELAFLNSGIRIVFTDERLEADNPQRSEVFHYEGGIREFVAMLNANKTLINPEVIYFHRERNGIDVEVAMQYNDGNTENVYSYANNINTIEGGTHLTGFQMALTRTINNYTKERMKNDTTLSGTDVREGLSAVVSVKVPDPQFEGQTKTKLGNSEVQGIVTSVINEELGDYLEENPQIAQNIGNSAMLAARAREAAKKARESVRRKGALEGLGLPGKLADCSNRDPSKCELYIVEGDSAGGSAKSGRDSKIQAILPIRGKLLNVEKVRIDKVFANKEIQSLIYAIGCGIGQEFDVSKARYHRVVIMTDADVDGSHIRTLLLTFFFRQMKPLIEAGYVYIAKPPLFKVTRKKKEQYIDTEEQLDRYLVQLGGEDLAVRAADGSQLTPEQLSSLIELYSRAAQVSQGLRRCGIDPQEYFDAIREDGRCPISHITVREADGTNTLKYLYSAEEQHAFLHEAETRLAGAAPEVIPGDPASEAAAAERAAELARHFDVIDIFEAANCEALVAELAAHNLTPRNVFDQDAELFTVTTPDNVGTPANSLEELFRLVRSNGQTGLRIQRYKGLGEMNAEQLWETTMDPETRKMIRVTMEDAIIADQMFTLLMGDVVEPRRDYIEKHAAGVKDLDI; this is encoded by the coding sequence ATGAGCGAAAATACCGTTGACATAAACAGTTCCGCATCCGAATACAGTGCCAGCAAGATCACCGTTCTCGAGGGTCTCGAAGCGGTTCGCGTCCGCCCCTCGATGTATATCGGCGACACCGGGCAGCGCGGACTGCACCATCTGGTCTACGAAGTCGTCGACAACTCGATCGACGAAGCGCTCGCCGGGTATGCGAGCCATGTCGCGGTCACCATTCATCCGGATAATTCGATCACGGTCGAGGACGACGGGCGCGGCATTCCGGTCGATATCCACGAAGGCGAGGGCAAACCGGCCGTCGAAGTTGTGCTGACCATCCTGCATGCGGGCGGCAAATTCGACCATAACTCCTATAAGGTTTCGGGCGGCCTGCACGGCGTCGGCGTCTCCTGCGTGAATGCGCTGTCCGACTGGATGGAGGTCGAAGTCTACCGCGGCGGCAAGGCGTACCGGATTCGTTTCGAGCGCGGCGTCACGACGATGCAGCTCAAGGAGCTCGGGCCGACCGCGAAGCGCGGCACGAAGGTCTCCTTCAAGCCGGATGCGACGATTTTTTCCGATGTGGTCTATGTGCGGGATATCCTCGCCAAGCGTCTGCGCGAACTCGCGTTCCTGAACAGCGGCATCCGCATCGTCTTCACCGACGAACGGCTCGAAGCCGACAACCCGCAGCGTTCCGAAGTTTTCCACTATGAGGGCGGCATCCGCGAATTCGTCGCGATGCTGAATGCCAACAAAACGCTGATCAATCCGGAAGTGATCTACTTCCACCGCGAGCGCAACGGCATCGACGTCGAAGTCGCCATGCAGTACAACGACGGCAATACCGAAAACGTTTACAGCTATGCGAACAACATCAACACCATCGAGGGAGGCACCCACCTGACCGGCTTCCAGATGGCGCTGACCCGCACGATCAACAATTACACCAAAGAGCGCATGAAGAACGACACGACGCTCTCGGGCACCGACGTGCGCGAGGGGCTGTCGGCCGTGGTCAGCGTGAAGGTGCCGGATCCGCAGTTCGAGGGGCAGACCAAGACCAAACTCGGCAATTCCGAAGTGCAGGGCATCGTGACCTCGGTCATCAACGAGGAGCTCGGCGATTATCTCGAGGAGAATCCGCAGATCGCCCAGAACATCGGCAACAGCGCGATGCTGGCGGCGCGGGCGCGCGAGGCTGCCAAGAAGGCGCGCGAAAGCGTCCGCCGCAAGGGAGCCCTCGAAGGGCTCGGGCTGCCCGGAAAACTGGCTGACTGCTCGAACCGCGACCCCTCCAAATGCGAACTTTACATCGTCGAGGGTGACTCGGCCGGCGGCTCGGCGAAATCCGGGCGCGACAGCAAGATCCAGGCGATCCTGCCGATTCGCGGCAAACTGCTGAACGTCGAAAAGGTGCGGATCGACAAGGTGTTCGCAAACAAGGAAATCCAGTCGCTGATCTATGCAATCGGCTGCGGAATCGGGCAGGAGTTCGACGTTTCGAAGGCGCGGTATCACCGTGTGGTCATCATGACCGATGCCGACGTCGACGGTTCGCACATCCGCACTTTGCTGCTGACTTTCTTCTTCCGCCAGATGAAGCCGCTGATCGAGGCCGGCTACGTCTACATCGCGAAACCGCCGCTCTTCAAGGTCACCCGCAAGAAGAAAGAGCAGTACATCGATACGGAGGAACAGCTCGACCGCTACCTGGTCCAGCTCGGCGGAGAGGACCTGGCGGTCAGGGCGGCGGACGGTTCGCAGCTGACGCCGGAGCAGCTCTCTTCGCTCATCGAGCTCTATTCCCGCGCCGCACAGGTTTCGCAGGGACTCCGCCGCTGCGGCATCGATCCGCAGGAGTATTTCGACGCGATCCGCGAGGACGGCAGGTGTCCGATCAGCCACATTACCGTGCGCGAGGCCGACGGCACGAATACGCTGAAGTATCTGTATTCGGCCGAAGAGCAGCACGCGTTCCTGCATGAGGCGGAGACCCGGCTGGCCGGCGCAGCCCCCGAAGTCATTCCGGGCGATCCCGCTTCGGAGGCTGCCGCTGCCGAACGCGCGGCGGAACTTGCCCGTCATTTCGATGTCATCGACATTTTCGAGGCGGCGAACTGCGAGGCGCTGGTCGCCGAGCTGGCCGCGCACAACCTGACTCCGCGCAATGTGTTCGACCAGGATGCGGAGCTCTTCACGGTTACCACCCCGGATAACGTCGGCACGCCGGCCAATTCGCTTGAGGAGCTGTTCCGGCTGGTCCGTTCGAACGGGCAGACCGGGCTGCGCATCCAGCGGTACAAGGGTCTCGGCGAAATGAACGCCGAACAGCTGTGGGAGACGACCATGGACCCCGAAACCCGCAAGATGATCCGGGTCACCATGGAGGATGCGATCATCGCCGACCAGATGTTCACGCTTCTGATGGGCGACGTGGTCGAACCGCGGCGCGACTACATCGAAAAGCATGCGGCGGGCGTCAAGGACCTCGATATTTGA
- a CDS encoding diacylglycerol/polyprenol kinase family protein, with amino-acid sequence MSDIQITYFEELKRKLIHLSSLWMVFAVVLIPNRWITAGLFAFLLAGTLLWEHAYACRRPVLTPLYGFFFGRMLRKEPEPGAWIVSGGSYVLMAALLVTVLYAPLAAGGALAVMLTGDAAAALIGRRFGRHRAPNNKSWEGVAAFLLVGGGVLALYLASVGAPPRLFLAGTAAIIPACAAKLFEKQLHIDDNFSIPVIIGFGLQLGLWTQNA; translated from the coding sequence GTGTCCGACATCCAGATCACCTACTTCGAAGAACTCAAGCGCAAACTCATCCATCTCTCTTCGCTCTGGATGGTTTTCGCAGTCGTGCTGATTCCGAACCGCTGGATCACGGCGGGGCTTTTCGCGTTTCTGCTGGCGGGAACGCTGTTGTGGGAACACGCCTACGCCTGCCGGCGGCCGGTACTGACTCCGCTCTACGGCTTTTTCTTCGGAAGGATGCTGCGGAAGGAGCCGGAACCCGGAGCCTGGATCGTCTCGGGCGGCAGCTACGTGCTTATGGCGGCGCTGCTGGTGACGGTGCTCTATGCGCCGCTTGCTGCCGGCGGAGCGCTGGCGGTCATGCTGACCGGGGATGCGGCGGCGGCACTGATCGGGCGCCGGTTCGGACGCCACCGGGCGCCGAACAACAAAAGCTGGGAGGGAGTGGCGGCGTTCCTGCTGGTCGGCGGCGGCGTGCTGGCGCTTTACCTTGCGTCTGTCGGAGCGCCGCCGCGATTGTTCCTTGCCGGAACGGCGGCGATCATTCCGGCCTGCGCTGCCAAACTTTTCGAAAAACAGCTGCATATCGACGACAACTTTTCGATTCCGGTCATCATCGGATTCGGGCTCCAGCTCGGGTTGTGGACACAGAACGCGTAA
- a CDS encoding YceD family protein: MIKFSVARLEKEPIELVGDEPAEWLEIEPSELLSVTAPVHYDLLAKAVSGGALVEGKVRTSLSGTCGRCLEPVSCDVENSGVCLFYELPEEDELDITEDVRAEMLLELPMNLLCSEECRGLCPHCGKNLNREKCACRDEEEPDARWGALDNLKL, from the coding sequence ATGATCAAATTCTCCGTTGCACGTCTGGAAAAGGAGCCGATCGAACTGGTCGGCGACGAGCCGGCGGAATGGCTCGAAATCGAACCCTCCGAGCTGTTGTCCGTCACGGCGCCGGTTCACTATGACCTGCTGGCCAAAGCTGTCTCCGGCGGGGCGTTGGTGGAGGGAAAGGTCAGGACTTCGCTTTCAGGCACCTGCGGCCGCTGTCTGGAGCCGGTCAGCTGCGACGTTGAAAATTCCGGCGTCTGTCTGTTCTACGAGCTGCCGGAGGAGGATGAACTGGATATTACGGAGGATGTGCGGGCGGAAATGCTGCTTGAGCTGCCGATGAACCTGCTCTGCTCCGAGGAGTGCAGGGGACTCTGCCCGCATTGCGGGAAGAACCTGAATCGAGAGAAATGCGCCTGCCGGGACGAAGAGGAACCCGATGCCCGCTGGGGCGCCCTCGACAATCTGAAGCTGTGA
- the coaD gene encoding pantetheine-phosphate adenylyltransferase: MKTVLYPGSFDPFTNGHLDLVVRAGLLFDQVIVAIAVNSQKSPMFTMEERKELIERCCKDIPHVKVVMFHGLLVDAIEQFRAHAVLRGLRAFSDFEYELQMALMNRSLRHSCETIFMTPTQENSFVSSHMVKEVAMLGADFRGYVPPAMVPAIEAKIKAMRGAGK, from the coding sequence ATGAAAACCGTACTCTATCCCGGCTCTTTCGATCCGTTCACCAACGGGCACCTCGATCTGGTGGTCCGGGCCGGTCTGTTGTTCGATCAGGTGATCGTCGCAATCGCCGTCAATTCCCAGAAATCCCCGATGTTCACCATGGAGGAGCGCAAGGAACTGATCGAACGCTGCTGCAAAGACATTCCCCATGTGAAGGTCGTGATGTTTCACGGGCTGCTCGTCGATGCGATCGAACAGTTCAGGGCGCATGCGGTGCTTCGCGGACTGCGCGCTTTCTCCGATTTCGAATACGAGCTTCAGATGGCATTGATGAACCGCAGTCTGCGCCATTCGTGCGAGACGATCTTCATGACTCCGACGCAGGAGAACTCGTTTGTGAGTTCCCACATGGTCAAGGAGGTCGCAATGCTCGGCGCCGATTTCCGCGGCTATGTTCCGCCGGCGATGGTTCCGGCGATCGAGGCGAAAATCAAAGCGATGAGGGGGGCGGGAAAATGA